The DNA sequence CGCGTCTTCTTGTGCTAAATCGCGCGACCGGAGAGATGGCTCATCGTCATTTTTCGAATTTGGCCGAGCTTCTTGAACCCGGCCAGGTTCTCGTCCTTAATGATACCAAAGTTTTTCCGGCGCGATTGACCGGTCACAGAGAGACCGGAGCCAGAACAGAGATATTCCTCCTTCATCCGAGGTCTTCTTTTCAATGGGAAGCCTTGTCCAGGGGAAAATTCAGAAAGTTCCATAAGGTTCATTTAAAAGGAGGATTAGAAGGGCGTTTTATCGAAGATTTAGGAGAGGGAAAGGCCCTGATAGAGTTTAAGGAAGAAGAAACCAGTGTTAAAAACCATTTTTTAAAGCATGGGGAGGTTCCGCTTCCTCCTTATATCCGGCGGGAAAACGGTCTGCAGACAGAAGATCGTGAAAATTATCAGACGGTTTACGCGAAAGCTTACGGATCGGTAGCCGCTCCGACGGCCGGACTTCATTTCACCCCATCCTTGTTGGACAAACTCGGGAGGAAAGGGGTTGAAATCGTCACCCTTACCCTTCATGTCGGGCTGGGGACGTTTAAACCGGTCCATTGCGAAGAAATAGAACAACATAAAATGGAGAATGAATTCTATTCGGTATCAGAGGAATCGGCAAAAAAGCTCCGGTCGGCAAAGGCTGAAAACCGGAAAGTCATTGCCGTGGGGACAACCACCACCCGCACTCTCGAGACGATTTCCACTCAAAAGGGTGAAATTGTGAGCGGGAGAGGGTACACGGAATTTTTTATTTTTCCGGGGTATCTCTTTAAGGCCGTTGACGGATTGATTACAAACTTTCACCTTCCCAGAACCACCCTTCTCATGCTAGTGTCTGCCTTTGCCGGGAGAGAGCTCGTTTTACAGGCGTATGAAACGGCATTAAAAGAAAATTACCGGTTTTACAGTTATGGGGATGCGATGTTTATCCTCTAGGAGGACGCAATAATGAGAGACCTGGATAATCTTAAAGAGCCGTCCGAGAAACATGGCTCAAAAATTAATTTTGCTCGAGCTTCCGCCATGATCATCTTATTGTTCGGGCTGCTGGCGGGGGCATTCCTCGCCTGGCGGGCAACAACCTCCGCTCCGAAAGAGCCGAAAAAACCAGACGTTCAAATTCCGGTGACAAAAAAAAATCCAGAGCCTGATTTAACGTTTTATAAAAACCTGAAAGATAAGAATGAAACGGAAAACAAAAAAGAACAAATTGTCGGATTAATCCCTCCCTCTGCCTCCCGCCCGGCGCCTTCCGGAGGCCAGACATCCGGTTTCGC is a window from the Nitrospirota bacterium genome containing:
- the queA gene encoding tRNA preQ1(34) S-adenosylmethionine ribosyltransferase-isomerase QueA, which codes for MKLSDFDYPIQNHTIAQYPPPVRDQARLLVLNRATGEMAHRHFSNLAELLEPGQVLVLNDTKVFPARLTGHRETGARTEIFLLHPRSSFQWEALSRGKFRKFHKVHLKGGLEGRFIEDLGEGKALIEFKEEETSVKNHFLKHGEVPLPPYIRRENGLQTEDRENYQTVYAKAYGSVAAPTAGLHFTPSLLDKLGRKGVEIVTLTLHVGLGTFKPVHCEEIEQHKMENEFYSVSEESAKKLRSAKAENRKVIAVGTTTTRTLETISTQKGEIVSGRGYTEFFIFPGYLFKAVDGLITNFHLPRTTLLMLVSAFAGRELVLQAYETALKENYRFYSYGDAMFIL
- a CDS encoding SPOR domain-containing protein, giving the protein MRDLDNLKEPSEKHGSKINFARASAMIILLFGLLAGAFLAWRATTSAPKEPKKPDVQIPVTKKNPEPDLTFYKNLKDKNETENKKEQIVGLIPPSASRPAPSGGQTSGFAENPVSPRFTLQVGSMKDYQKALLLSEKLVKKGFPSYVISAEIPQRGIYYRIRVGHYVTRKAAEKVLEQLKRQGEAEVILARENVMTRSR